Proteins encoded in a region of the Triticum dicoccoides isolate Atlit2015 ecotype Zavitan chromosome 3A, WEW_v2.0, whole genome shotgun sequence genome:
- the LOC119272648 gene encoding protein SMAX1-LIKE 3-like: MRISGGQALGEEAAGVVRLAVSLAEQRGHRQVTPLHMVSAMLSASPSCILHAACLSSQSHPLQHKTLDLCLELALNQLAMAVSRGGGDHVEPARSNAFTAALKRAQAHGRRGAVGGDKVELEQLVLSILDDPSVDRVMRTAGFSSSQVRASVVSLQQSSLQTVPELHLPVVPDDVPDASECQASKAKSGARPPDFFGGTEVVPTTASLPPWLRHYKDTTCIRSTYCDTNLQADVISRRPKFTELTAHNLKILSDALELRVPWHGNIVPGISSTVLQCRSGVTRRRAGDKPSNSLSSSMTTWLLFCGRDGVGKTAVARELARLVFGSYADFTALQGYPDIPARNGKLALKRLRSPENDGDGNGVGVEAKLFEAIAENPHRVILINGVDQLGRDSETCIKNAMAGGTLMGGCNGDVVGLEDAIVVLSYEELDPRSVVCASSQRAKRPFSRQNREEGDTAKMEVRSRRRLRWDLNVCAVDGEEEEDSVADDEGILNAVDGVFLFN, translated from the exons ATGCGGATCTCCGGTGGGCAGGCactgggggaggaggcggccggagtgGTGCGGCTGGCGGTGAGCCTGGCGGAGCAGCGGGGCCACAGGCAGGTAACCCCGCTCCACATGGTCAGCGCCATGCTCTCGGCGTCCCCGTCATGCATCCTACACGCCGCCTGCCTCAGCTCCCAGTCCCACCCGTTGCAGCACAAGACGCTCGACCTCTGCCTAGAACTCGCGCTCAACCAGCTCGCCATGGCCGTGAGCCGCGGCGGTGGCGACCACGTCGAACCTGCGCGGTCCAACGCGTTCACGGCCGCGCTGAAGCGGGCGCAGGCGCACGGTCGCAGGGGCGCCGTGGGCGGCGACAAGGTCGAGCTCGAGCAGCTCGTCCTCTCCATCCTCGACGACCCCAGCGTCGACCGCGTCATGCGCACGGCCGGCTTCTCGAGCTCTCAGGTCAGGGCCAGCGTCGTTTCGTTGCAGCAATCATCTCTCCAAACCGTCCCGGAGCTTCACCTGCCAGTCGTGCCCGACGACGTCCCAGACGCAAG TGAGTGCCAAGCTAGCAAAGCAAAATCAGGAGCAAGGCCGCCGGACTTCTTTGGCGGCACCGAGGTAGTCCCCACGACGGCGAGCCTTCCTCCGTGGCTCCGCCATTACAAGGATACAACTTGCATCAGATCAACATACTGCGACACCAATCTTCAAGCAGAC GTCATTTCCCGCCGGCCGAAGTTCACGGAGCTCACCGCGCACAATCTCAAGATCCTGTCCGACGCGCTCGAACTGCGAGTTCCCTGGCACGGGAACATCGTTCCCGGAATATCGAGCACGGTGCTCCAGTGCCGATCCGGCGTGACGAGGAGGAGGGCGGGGGACAAGCCGTCTAATTCGTTGTCGTCGTCGATGACGACCTGGCTGCTCTTCTGTGGAAGGGACGGTGTCGGCAAGACGGCAGTTGCTCGGGAGCTCGCGAGGCTCGTGTTTGGCTCATACGCCGACTTCACTGCCCTGCAGGGTTACCCTGACATTCCCGCGCGAAATGGCAAACTCGCACTCAAGAGGCTGAGATCACCGGAAAACGATGGCGACGGCAATGGTGTTGGCGTGGAAGCAAAGTTGTTCGAAGCGATCGCGGAGAACCCTCACCGCGTCATATTGATCAACGGCGTCGACCAACTGGGTCGCGATTCAGAAACGTGCATAAAGAACGCGATGGCGGGCGGAACACTGATGGGGGGATGCAACGGCGACGTGGTCGGTTTGGAGGATGCCATCGTAGTGCTGAGCTATGAAGAGTTGGACCCGAGGTCTGTGGTTTGCGCTTCCTCCCAACGGGCGAAGCGACCGTTTAGCAGGCAGAACCGCGAAGAAGGTGACACCGCGAAAATGGAAGTGAGATCCCGTCGTCGTCTTAGATGGGACTTGAACGTTTGTGCAGTTgacggggaagaggaggaagacagTGTTGCAGATGACGAGGGGATCCTGAATGCGGTGGATGGTGTTTTCCTTTTCAATTAG